A segment of the Acidimicrobiales bacterium genome:
CCGACCGGCATGCCCACCAGCTCGCGGGGCGGGTTCGAGCCCATCTTCCGGTTGGCGTAGGCGTTGAGCATGAACTGGAGCGGCATCGGCAGCGTGCCCGGCGACTCCGGGGCCTCCCAGGCGTCGGTCCACGCCGTCCGCAGCTGGCGGGCCGGCTTGCCGGTGAAGGCGCGGGACCGGACCGTGTCCGTCGACATGGCGGCCAGCAGCTTGTCGGTCACCACCCCGCCCTGGGTGTTCTCGGAGACGGTCAGCCAGATCGATCCGGTCCAGACGCCGTCGGCGCCGAGCGCCATGGCCGCCGCCATCTGGCGGCCGCTGCCGATGCCCCCGGCGGCCAGCACGGGCACCGGGGCGACGGCGTCGACGACGTCGGGGATGAGCACCATGGTGGCGACCTCGCCGGTGTGCCCGCCGGCCTCGTAGCCCTGGGCGATGATGATGTCCACGCCCTGCTGCACGTCCCGGACGGCCTGCTCGGCCCGGCCGATGAGCGCGGCCACCTTCACGCCCTGCTCGTGGGCCTGGTCGATGGCCGCCTTGGGCGGCGGGCCGAGGGCGGAGGCGAGCAGCGCGATGTCGTGCGAGAGGGCGATCTCGATCTGCGGGCTGCCCGTGGCCTCGGTCCAGCCGAGCACACCGGCACCCATGCCGGCGCCGGACTCCAGCTCGGCCTCGGGGACGGGCGTGACGCCGTGGTCGGCCAGGATCTTGTCGACGTAGTCCCAGTGCTCCTGGCTGATGTACTCCCGGAGCTTGGCGCCGATGTCGCTGGTGTCGGCGATGCCGGCGTCACGGTCGACGGTCTTGACCGGCATGACGACGTCCACGCCGTAGGGCTTGCCGCCGACGTGCTCGTCGATCCACCTCAGCTCCAGCTCGAGTTGCTCGGGGGAGAAGGCCAGGGCCCCGAGCACGCCCATGCCGCCGGCGTTGGTCACGGCGGCGACGACGTCCCGGCAGTGGCTGAACGCGAACAGCGGGTACTCGATCCCGAACATCTCGGTCAGGCGGTTCTTCATGCCTTGGCCTCCTGGGCGGTGGCGGCGGGGTGGTCGGTGACGGGGTGGTCCTCGGCGATCGCCTTGGCCCGGCGGTAGTCGGGCTTGCCGCTGGGGTGGCGGGGCATGGCGTCCACGAGGTGGAGCTCGCGGGGCACCTTGTAGCGGGCCACCTTCGTGCGGCAGTGCTCGGTCAGCTCGTCGAGCGTGGGCGCGGCGCCGGGCCGGGGTTCGACGATGGCGGCGACCCGCTGGCCCCAGCGCTCGTCGGGGACGCCGACGACGAGGGCATCGAACACGGAGGGGTGGGCCTTCAGGGCCGACTCCACCTCCTCGGGGTAGATCTTCTCGCCGCCCGAGTTGATGCACTGGCTGCCCCGCCCGAGCAGCGTCATCGTGCCGTCGAGCTCCAGGCGGGCGAAGTCGCCGGGCACCGAGTGGCGCTTCCCGTCGACGGTGATGAAGGTCGCGGCGCTCTTCTCCGGATCCTTGTAGTACTCGAGGGGCACGTTGCCGCCCCGGGCCATCCGGCCGACCTCACCCGGCTCCACGGGCTGGTTCTGCTCGTCGATGACGATCGTGTCGGGCCCGCGGTCGACGTTGATGAGGCCCCCGCCGGCCATGGTGGTGTTGTCCTTGTCGACGAGGCGCATCCCGTTGAACCCGCTCTCGGAGGACCCGACCGCCTCGCTGATGAACAGGTCGGGGAGCAGCTCGAAGAGCTGGTCCTTCACCACCGGTGAGAACACGGCCGCCGTGGAGCTGACGGCCACCAGCGACGAGGTGTCGTAGGGGTGGGCGCGGAGGGCGTCGATCAGCGGACGGGCCATCGCGTCGCCGGTGATGGCGAGGGTGGCGATCCTGTAGGTCTCGATGTTCTGCCAGACGGCGCCGGCGTCGAAGTGGGGGAGCAGGACGGACGTGGTGCCCCTGACGAGGCCACCGATCGTGCCCCACTGCGCGGCGCCGTGCATGAGCGGGGCCAGCACCAGGCCGACCCCGGGCTCGGTCTCCCCGGCCAGCCGCGACATCTGGTGCTCGTCCTCGATGCGCTCGCCGGTCATGAAGTCGATGCCGCCACCCAGGACCCGCCACACGTCCTCGTGCCGCCACACGACGCCCTTGGGGTACCCGGTGGTGCCGCCGGTGTAGAGGATGTAGATGTCGTCGTCGGAGCGGGGCGGGAAGTCCCGCTCGGGGGCGGCGGCGGCCAGGGCCTCCTCGTACGACCAGGACTCGGCGCTGGGGGCGGTGCCGCTGCCGTCGTCGACCACCAGCGCGTGGCGCAGCTGTCGTAGCCGGGGCCGCACCGCGTCCACGAGCGGCGAGAACTGGGCCTGGTGGACGACGGCGACCGAGTCGCTGTTCTCGAGCAGGTACACCAGCTCGTCCTCGACGTACCGGTAGTTGACGTTGATCGGGACGGCCCGCAGTTTGAACGCCGCCAGCATCGTCTCGACGTACTCGAGGCTGTTGTACGAGTAGAGGGCGACGTGGTCGTTGCGACCGACCCCCTGTTCGGCCAGGTGGTGGGCCAGCCGGTTCGCCCGCTCCTCGAGCTCCCGGAAGGTCCGCCGCCGATCGCCGCAGATCAGCGCCGTCCGATCGGGCACGACGTCGACCGTGTGCTCGATGAAGTCGGCGAGGTTGAAGGCCATGTCGGGCAGTAGAACACGTTCTCGGAAGAGGGGCAACGGAGCCCGCAGGTTCAGGGCAATCCGGCGTGCTGGCGGCCGCAGGTAGAATGTGTTCTACTGCGCCGATGACCTCGGGGGAGTCCATCTACACGCTCGAGCTGCCGTACCGACGAAGTGTCGGCCCGGTGGTCGGAGCCTTCCTCACCGGCCTGCGCGACCAGCAGGTCCTCGGCAGCCGGACCCCCGGTGGGCGGGTGGTCGTCCCGCCCCTCGAGTACGACCCGGAGACGGGTGACGCCGTCGACGAGCTCGTCGAGGTGGGGTCGGCCGGGGTGGTCACCACCTGGGCGTGGGTCGACGAACCGCTGCGCAAGCACCCCCTGGACCGACCCTTCGCCTGGGTGCTGGTGCAGCTCGACGGTGCGGACACCTCGCTGGTGCACGCGCTCGACGCGGACAGCGCCGACGCCGTGTCGACCGGGATGCGCGTGCAGATCCGGTGGGCCGAGGCGCGCGAGGGCCACATCCGCGACATCGCCTGCTTCGAACCGGAGGGCCGCTGATGGCGGAGGCGCCGCAGGAGGAGGGAGGGCCGGTCCGCTTCATGAAGCAGCACATCGCGCTCGACTACAAGGTGCACGTCAGCCCCCTGGCCGCGCGGTTCGGCGAGCAGCTGCGAGGCGGGCAGATCGTGGGGAGCCGCTGCCCCCGGTGCGGGCTGGTGTACGTGCCGACCCGGGCCTTCTGCCCGATGTGCACCGTCGCCATGGGCGAACGGGACGAGGCCCCGCTGCCCGACCGCGGCACCGTCACCTCGTTCACGATCCTGACGCCGATCCAGTACCACGGGCAGAAGGAGCGGGAGGACTACGCGCTGGCCAGCATCCTGATCGACGGCGCGGACGGCACGGTCGGCCAGCAGCGCCTCTCCGACATCCCCCTCGACAAGATCCGCATGGGGATGCGGGTGGAGGCGGTGTGGGCCCCCGAGGATGAGCGGGCCGGCGATCCGGGTGATCGTGGCTACGGCTTCGGGAACGCCCTCCGGGGCTGGCGGCCCACGGGTGAGCCCGACGTGGCGGCCGACGAGTTCGCGGAGCACGTGCTCTGATGGCCCGCGACGTCGCCATCGTCTCCTTCGCGCAGACGCCCTCCACCCACGGCGTCACCGAGACCGAGTCCCAGCTCCTCTTCCCCGTGATCGCGGAGGCCATCGAGCGCTCCGGGATCCCCCGCAGGGACATCGGCTTCACCTGCTCGGGCAGCGCGGACTACCTGGCCGGGGCCAGCTTCGCCTTCGTCGGCAACCTCGAGGCCACCGGCGCCTGGCCCCCCATCTCCGAGAGCCACGTGGAGATGGACGGTGCCTGGGCGCTGTACGAGGCCTGGGTGCGGCTGCAGCACGGGGACGTCGACACGGCGCTGGTGTTCTCGTCGGGCATCTCCTCCCGCGGCGACATGCGCGAGGTGCTCTGCCTGCAGAACGACCCCTACTACCTGATGCCGCTGTGGGCCGACCACGTGTCGCTGGCCGCGCTCCAGGCCCGGGCGCTGCTCGACACGGGCAAGGTGACCGAGGCCGACCTGGCCGAGGTGGCCGCCCGCAGCCGGCGGGCTGCGACCGGCAACCCCATGGCCCAGGTGGCGGGCGACGTCACCGCCGAGGCGATGTCCGCCGAGCCCTACGTCGTCGCCCCTCTGCGGGCCGGTGACTGCCCGCCCGTCTCCGACGCCGCCGCCGCCATGGTGCTGGTCGCCGGGGACCGGGCCCGCGAGGTGTGCGAGCGCCCGGCGTGGATCCGCGGCATCGACCACCGCATCGAGCCCCACTACCCCGGCGTGCGCGACCTGACCACCAGCCGGTCGACCCGACTGGCCGCTGAGCACGTGGGCGTCGGTGACGCCCCGGTCGAGGTGGCCGAGCTGAGCGCCACCTTCAGCCACGAGGAGCTCATCCTGCGCGATGCCCTCGACCTGGCCGGCGACGTCGAGGTCAACCCCTCCGGCGGCGCGCTGGCCGCCAACCCGCTCATGGTCACCGGGCTGATCCGCATCGGCGAGGCCTTCCGCCAGATCCACGAGCACGGCCGCACCCGCACGCTCGGGCACGCCACCTCGGGGCCGTGCCTGCAGCAGAACCTCGTCTGCGTCCTGGAAGGAGACCGCTGATGGCCGAGCGCTGCGCGGTGGTGGGCGTCGGGCAGACGCACCACACCAAGGTGCGCGATGACGTGTCCCTCGCGGGGCTGCTCCGGGAGGCGGGTCAGCGAGCGCTCGACGACGCCGAGATGACCTGGTCCGACATCGACGCCGTCGTGATCGGCACCGCCCCCGACTCCTTCGAGGGCGTGATGATGCCCGAGCTGTACCTGGCCGACGCGCTGGGCGCCGCGGGCAAGCCGATCATGCGGGTCCACACCGCGGGCAGCGTCGGCGGCTCCACGGCCATCGTCGCCACGCACCTCGTCGAGTCGGGTGTCCGCCGGCGGGTCCTCACGCTGGCCTTCGAGAAGCAGTCGGAGGGCGACACCACCTGGGCCCTCGGCGGCGGTCGGAGCGGCGGCGTGGGAGCCGGCGGCTACTTCGCGCCCCACATCCGCGCCTACATCGCCCGCTCGAACGCCCCCGAGTACGTCGGGTGGATGGTGGCGGTCAAGGACCGCAAGAACGCGCTGAAGAACCCCTATGCCCACCTCAAGGTCCCGGACATCGACCTGGAGATGGTGCGCGACTCGCCGATGGTGTGGGACCCGGTCCGCCGCCTGGAGAGCTGCCCGGCCTCCGACGGGGCCTGCGCGATGGTCCTGACCGACGAGGCCGGCGGCGATGCCGCCTCGAAGCCGCCGGCCTGGGTGCACGGCACCGCGGTGCGCAGCGAGCTCGGCCAGTTCCCGGGTCGCGACCCGGTGAACCCTCGCGGCGGCCAGGACTGCGCGGCCGACGTGTACCGCCAGGCCGGGATCACCAACCCCCTCGAGGAGGTGGACGTGGTGGAGTGCTACGTGCCGTTCAGCTGGTACGAGCCGATGTGGATGGAGAACCTCGGCTTCGTGCCGCCCGGCGAGGGTTGGAAGCTCACCGAGGACGGTGCGACCGAGATCGGCGGGAAGCTGCCGGTGAACCCCTCGGGCGGCGTCCTGTCGTCCAACCCGATCGGTGCCAGCGGCATGCTGCGCTTCGCCGAGGCGGCGATGCAGGTGCGGGGCACCGCCGGCGCGCACCAGGTCGCCGACGTCCACACCGCAGTGGGGCACGCCTACGGCGGCGCCGCCCAGTACTTCGCCATGTGGGTCCTCCGGGACACGAAGCCGTGACCGCCACCGAGACCCCGGCCGATGAGCACCTGCTCGTCGAGCGGGACGGCCACGCGCTGATCCTGACGATGAACCGGCCCGAGCGACGCAACGCGCTGTCCCCGTCGATGATGCAGGCCATGGGCGAGGCGTGGGACGAGGTCAACGCCAACCCCGACATCCGCGTCGCCATCCTCACGGGCGCCGGTGGGTCGTTCTGCGCCGGCGCCGACCTCGCCGCCATGACGCAGTCGCACCCCGGCGACGCCTTCGAGCGATCCGAGGGGACCTCCGACCTGTCGAGCGGCGTGATCAAGCCGCTGCTCAAGGGCTTCCTCCTCGAGAAGCCGCTCATCGCCGCCGTCGAGGGCGCGGCGGTGGCGGGCGGCACCGAGATCCTCCAGGGCACCGACGTCCGCATCGCCGGCGAGAGCGCCCGCTTCGGCGTGTCCGAGGTCCGCTGGGGGCTCTACCCGCTCGGAGGGTCGGTGGTGCGGCTGCGCCGTCAGATCCCCTACACCGTCGCCGCGGACATGCTCCTGACGGGCCGGCACGTCTTCGCCCCGGAGGCCAAGGAGATCGGGCTGATCGGCGAGGTCGTCCCCGACGGGACTGCGCTGGACCGGGCCCGAGAGGTGGCGGCCGCCATCGCCGCCAACGGCCCCGTCGCGGTGCAGGCGGTGCTTCGGGCGCTGCGCGCCACCGAGGCGACGCCGGAGCGGGAGGCCATGCGGATCGACTCGGAGATCGGGATGGACGTGTTCAAGAGCGACGACGCCAAGGAAGGCCCCAAGGCCTTCATGGAGAAGCGCACACCGCAGTTCAAGGGGAGGTAGCGAGCCATGGACAAGGACCGGCCCTTCCGGGACCTCCCGTAGATTCGAGGCGTGACGATGGCCGACGACACCACCTCCGAGCTGTCCCCCGAGCTGTCCCCCGAGCAGCAGGACCGTCGGCGCCGGCTCATCGACGCCGCCTTCGAGCTGGGGGCCGAGGGCGGCTACGGCGCTGTGCACATGCGCGACGTGTCCATCACGGCCAACGTCGCCCTGGCCACGATCTACCGGTACTTCTCGTCGAAGGACGACCTGCTGGCGGCGGCCATGACCGAGTGGACGGCCCGGCTCCGCGGGCGGGTGGCGCAGTCGCCGCCGCGCGGCGAGACCCGAGTCGAGCAGATGGTCGACGTCCTGAGCCGGGCCTGCCGGGCGATGGAGCGCCAGCCGAAGCTGAGCGAGGCGCTCGTCCGAGCCCTCTCGTCCGCCGACGCCGGCGTGCGCGAGAGCGGGGCCGACGTGCAGCGCCAGATCGCCTCCATGGGCGACGCCATCCTGGTCGACCTCGATCCCGAGGTCCGCGCCGACATCCTCGCCGCCATCGGGCATGTCTGGTACTCCACCCTCGTTTCGTGGGCCAACGGCCGGCGCGACTTCGCGTCGGTGACCACCGAGCTCGAACGGGCCGCCCGCGTGCTGATCACCCCCTACGAGCAGCAGGTCGAGGCGACCCGTTCGCGGGGGAACGGCACGCGGTCGGCGCGGCTCTAGATGGCGAGCGTGCGGCCCTCCCAGTACGGGTCGCGCAGCTTGCGCTTGTAGAGCTTGCCGTTCGGGTCGCGCGGCATCTCGTCGGTGTAGTCGACGGACTTGGGCAGCTTGAACCTGGCCAGCCGCTCGGCGCAGTGGGCGAGGAGCCGCTCGGTCAGCGCGTCGTCGCCCTCGACGCCGGGGGCGGGCTCGACGACCGCCTTGATCTCCTCGCCCCAGTCGTCGTGGGGGATCCCGAACACGGCGGCGTCGGCCACGTCGGGATGGGTCAGCAGCGCGCCTTCGATCTCGGCCGGGTAGATGTTCACGCCGCCCGAGATGATCATGTCGGACTTGCGGTCGCAGAGGAACAGGTAGCCGCCCTCGTCCAGGTAGCCGATGTCGCCGACGGTGAAGAACCCGGCCGTGCGGTTGGCGTCGGTCTTGCCGCGGTCCTTGAAGTACTCGAAGTCTCCCTGCCCGAGCTTCATGTACACGGTGCCGATCTCGCCTGTGGGGACGTCCTGGCCAGCGTCGTCGAGGATCCGGATCTCGCTCGTCGGCCAGGGGAGGCCCACCGTGCCGGGGCGCTCGAGCCACTGCTCGGGGGTGACCACCGTGCCGCCGCCCTCGGTGGCGGCGTAGTACTCGTAGACGACCGGCCCCCACCAGTCGAGCATTCGCTGCTTGATCTCCACGGGGCACGGGGCGGCGGCGTGGACCATGGACCGCAGGCTCGACACGTCGTACCGGGCCCGCACCTCCTCGGGGAGGGCGAGCAGGCGGTGGAACTGCGTCGGGACCATGTGGCTGTGGGTGACCCGGTAGCGCTCGATCAGCCCGAGCATGCTCTCGGGGGTCCACCGGTCCATCAGCACGACCGGGTGCCCGAGGTGCAGCGAGCCCGAGGCGAAGGCCAAGACCGCGGTGTGATACAGCGGTGAGCCGCAGACGTGGACGTTGCCGTCGTGGGCCTGGGTGCCGAAGAGCCGGAGCAGGAACCCGCCCCCGGCCGCGGCGACGTCGGGGTCTCCGCCGGACAGCTTCCGGCGGACCCCCTTCGGCTTCCCGGTCGTCCCCGACGTGTAGTGCATGGCCGCGCCGGCGGCCCGGTCGTCGGGCGGCGTGGAGGGCTGGCCGTCGGTGAGGTCGGCCCACGTGCGGAACCCCGGCACCTCACCCACACTGAAGCGCCGATCCGCCGGTAGGCCGATGGCGTCCGCCGCCACCTGGCAGGCCTCGCTGAAGCGCTCGTGGACGACGAGGGCGCCGGCCTCGCAGTCGTCCACGATGTAGGCGATCTCGGGACCGACCAGGTGGTGGTTGATCGGGGTGAGGTACAAGCCGGCCTGGGTGACGGCGAAGTACAGCGCCAGCATCTCGATGCTGTTCGGCAGCACCGTGGCGACCCCGTCTCCCGCCTGCAGGCCGAGGGCCCGCAGGCCGTGCACCAGGCGGTTGGCCTCGGCGTGCAGGTCCCCGTAGGTGATCTCGCGCCCGTCGGGGTCGATCACCGCCAGTCGTCCCGGGCCTTCCTCGGCCAGCCTCCAGAACCCCGTCGTGTCGCTCACCCGGGGCAGGGTAGAACGCGTTTCAGTCGGAGTCGATGGGCTCTGCGAGAACGTGTTCTACTTGAGGGGTGGACATGGACCTCCCGAGCGACGACGACCCCCGACGGCTGCAGGTGCGGGTCTGGTTGGCCGGGCACCCCGATCCCACCCCCGCCCAGCTGGTCGAGGCGGGCTACGTGACCACCCACTGGCCCGAGCCGTGGGGCCTCGACGCGGAGCCCGAGCTGCAGCTCATCGTCGACGACGAGCTGAGGCGGGCCGGCGTCACCAAGCCCATGAACCCGATCGGCATCGGCCACTGCGGCCCGGTCATCGTGGTCCACGGCACCGAGGAGCAGAAGGCCCGCTACCTCCCGCCGATGCTGCGCGGCGAGGAGATGTGGTGCCAGCTCTTCAGCGAGCCCGAGGCGGGCTCCGACCTGGCGAGCCTCTCGACCCGAGCGGTGCGCGACGGCGACGTCTTCGTGGTGAACGGCCAGAAGGTCTGGACGTCCTTGGCGCAGGTGGCGAAGTTCGGGATCCTGATCGCCCGCACCGACGTCGACACGTCGAAGTACACGGGCATCTCCTACTTCATCGTCCCGATGGACCTGCCGGGCATCGAGATCCGGCCGCTGCGCAACATGGTCGGCACCTTCGGCGACGCCGGGTTCTGCGAGGTGTTCTTCACCGACGTGGCCGTGTCGGCCGAGAACTTGATCGGGTCGCTCCACGGTGGGTGGGCGATGGCCAAGGAGACGCTGGCCAACGAGCGGGTGTCGCTCTCCCGGGACGGCCTCCAGTGGGGGCACGGCCCGACCGTCCGCGACCTGGTCGAGCTCGTCCGCTCTCGCGGCGACGGGCTACCGGCGCCGCTGCGGCAGCGACTGGTCGCCGGCTACATCGAAGGGGAGATCATGCGCTACCACCAGCTGCGCCAGATCTCGGCCAAGGTGAACAAGAAGCCCGGTCCCGATGCCTCGCTGCGCAAGGCGCTGAAGGATCCGCACGGCAAGACCGTGTTCACCCTCGCCAAGGACCTGATGGGGGCCACCGGGATGCTGGCCGCTGATCAGGACCCGGTGTGGGAGCCGTGGGCCAACGGGTTCCTGTTCAGCCCGGCCCTGACGGTGGGCGGGGGCACCTCCGAGGTGCTGCGCAACATCATCGCCGAGCGCATCCTCGGTCTCCCGCACGACGTCGACGTGGACCTGGGCCTCACGTGGGCCGAGAGCCGGGAACGCAGCCGTCAGGGGGCGGGCAGGGCCCCGTCGCCGGAGGTGGCCGCCGAGCGGTCGACCCCCGCCGCCCAGGAGGCGAAGAGCCTGGCGTAGGCGCCGCCTCGGGCCATGAGGTCGGCGTTAGCTCGAGTTGGCAGACGGCTCGCTGTCTGTGGACGGCGGTACCTTCGGCCAGCGGCTACTGGTGAATGTCCCTCCAGGTCATGCGGCGTTCAAGCAGGCCCGTGTTCGCGCGTGTCAGGTGGTGGTAGGTGCGGGTGAGGTCGTGTCGCATCATCGCGTCGGCGCGGTCCGGATCGCGGTCGCGGATCGCCTCGAACACGTCGGCGTGCACCTTGGCCACCTCCCGACGGCGTCGGACCGAGTACTCCCGGTCGCCGGCCGAGCTGGCCATCACAAGGTGCAGGGCCCGTCCGAGGAGCTCGAACACGGAGTTGTTCACCGCCCCTGCGATCGCGTCGTGGAACGCCCGGCTCAGCCGGAGGAAGGCGGCCAGGTCCGCGACCGCCTCCCTCGTCTCGGCAACGATCTGCTCGAGCTCTGCGAGCTGTTCGGGCGTCGCCCGCTCCGCGGCGAGCGCCGCCATGGTCGGCTCGAGGGTCTCTCTGGCTTCGAGCACGGACCCGAAGGCGGTCCGGTCGATGGCGAGCAGCAGGCTGAGGGTGATGGCCAGCGACTGCGAATCGGGGGCGGTGACCATCGGGCCCCCGCCGGGTCCCGGGCGCACCCTGATCACCTCTTGCATCTCGAGGTAGCGAAGGGCTTCCCGGAGCACCCCACGGCTCACGTCGTAGCGCTCGAGCATGACGCGCTCCGGCGGCAGCATGTCGCCCGGGGTCAACTCGTTGTCGAGGATCTCTGCCACGATCCGCTGCGCCACGACATGGGCGAACTTCGGCGGACGGCCATTTCGCATGCTCACTGCTCCTGGGCTCGGACGACGAGTTCGGATGAGCGAGCGCGCCCGCCCCCGGGAAACCAGGCTAATGGTAGTACTGGAATCGCTTGACCCTTCGGTTAACTATGAGCATCATATGGTTGGTAGTCCGAAGGGGGGAGCGTGCGATGGTGACCGAGCAATGCCGCGATGCGGGACGGGACGGGGCGACGACGGTGCACCGGCGACGGAGCGGCGTGTGGCGTGCGCTCGCGCTGCTCGTCACGCTGGTGGTGCTCGCCGCCGCGTGTGGTGGTGACGACGACTCCGCCGATGGACCGGACCAGGCTGCGGTCGCCGACCCGAACGGTGTGCTCAAGGTCGGGCTCAACATCCCGAGCGAGCTGCTGAAGCTCGACTACCGCTTCGCCTACAACAACTCCCAGGGCGAGATCCACTACCAGCTCAACTCCCCGTTGGTCCGGTACGACACCGAGACGAAGGCGTACGAGCCGTACCTGGCCGAGTCCTTCGAGATCAACGACCCGAAGACCGTCACCATCACGATCCGTTCGGACGCGCTGTTCCACGACGGGCGTCCGGTGACCGCAGCGGACGCCAAGGCGTCGATCGAATCCGCCCGGAAGGCCAGCGAGGACGGCGACAACGCGCTGAACGCCGCCATCCAGAGCGTCGCCTCAGTGGACGTCGTCAACGAGCGGACCTTCCGCGTCACCCTGGACGCCCCCGGGCTCGGCGCGCTGTACGAGCTGCTGGTCGGACGCGAGTTCTTCATCATCCCGGCCGGGGCCGGGGCCGACCAGGAAGCGCGCCCGATCGGCACGGGGCCGTTCAAGTTCGTCTCCTACGAGCCCGGCCAACGCCTCGTTCTCGGGCGCTTCGACGAGCACTTCGACGCCGACAACATCGGGCTCAAGGGCATCGAGTTCATCAACGTCAACCGCGGCACCGCCCAGGTGAACGCCCTGCTCTCCGGTGACATCGACTTCGCGCCGGAGGTCAGCGACGCGGGCTCGGCCGCCGCCCTGGAGAGCCACGACGAGATCGCACAGCTGGTCCGACCGGACGACACGAACTTCCTGCACATGCAGATGTGCATGGCCGACGGCCACTTCTGGGACGACGTTCGGGTGCGTCAGGCGATCATGTACGGCACGGACCGGCAGCAGATCCTCGACGCCCTGTTCGGCGGCGACGGCGAGGTGATGAACCAGCTCTGGCCAGAGTCGTCGCCGGAGTACGACGCCGACCTGGCCGACCGCTACCCGTACGATCCGGACAAGGCGCGGGACCTGCTCGAGGACGCGGGCGTGCCCGAGGGGACGCGCGTCGGGATCCTCGCGGTGAGCACGGTGGCCGCCGCGGAGCCGACCTCCCTGATCCTCAAGGACCAGTGGGCCGACATCGGGCTCGACGTCGAGGTCGTGCAGACGGACGACATCACGGCCGACTTCCTCGCGGCCCAGACGGCGCCCTTCGCCCCTCGTGAGGACGCCACGGTGTTGACCAACAGCCGGTCCGGCACGCAGAAGCTGACCCGCTACATGGTCGACGGCGGCACGGCCAACGCCTGCCCGTTCAGCGACCCGGACCTCCAGCGCCTGGGCGGCGACCTCGTGGGCCTCGCGCCCGACGACCCCGAGGCCATCGAGACGTGGCAGGAGGCGAGCAAGCTCGTCCTGGAGGACGCTCGCTGGCTCTTCATCGCCTGGATCCCCACCTACGTGGGGTGGAACGAGGACGTCGTCGGGGGCATGACCCCCGAGAGGAACCGCCAGACGATCGCCGGTACGCGCTTCGAGCTCCTGACCGTCAACGCATGACCCTGCGACCCGGGACGGTGACGAGGTCATGACGTCGGTCGTCGTCCGGCGGCTCCTGTCGCTCCTCCCGTTGCTGCTGTTCGTCTCGATCGGCGTGTTCGCGATGTCGCTCCAGCTTGACCCGGATCGAGCAGCCCGGGTCCGAGCCGGAGGGGCGGACCTCACCTCGTTCGAGGCGCTCGACCAGGTCCGCGAGGAGCTGCGCCTCGATGACCCGGTGGCGGTGCGGTACCTGCACTGGGTGGGAGACGTCAGCCACCTCGACCTCGGCCAGTCGCTCGTCAACGT
Coding sequences within it:
- a CDS encoding crotonase/enoyl-CoA hydratase family protein, producing the protein MTATETPADEHLLVERDGHALILTMNRPERRNALSPSMMQAMGEAWDEVNANPDIRVAILTGAGGSFCAGADLAAMTQSHPGDAFERSEGTSDLSSGVIKPLLKGFLLEKPLIAAVEGAAVAGGTEILQGTDVRIAGESARFGVSEVRWGLYPLGGSVVRLRRQIPYTVAADMLLTGRHVFAPEAKEIGLIGEVVPDGTALDRAREVAAAIAANGPVAVQAVLRALRATEATPEREAMRIDSEIGMDVFKSDDAKEGPKAFMEKRTPQFKGR
- a CDS encoding OB-fold domain-containing protein, which translates into the protein MTSGESIYTLELPYRRSVGPVVGAFLTGLRDQQVLGSRTPGGRVVVPPLEYDPETGDAVDELVEVGSAGVVTTWAWVDEPLRKHPLDRPFAWVLVQLDGADTSLVHALDADSADAVSTGMRVQIRWAEAREGHIRDIACFEPEGR
- a CDS encoding acyl-CoA synthetase, whose protein sequence is MAFNLADFIEHTVDVVPDRTALICGDRRRTFRELEERANRLAHHLAEQGVGRNDHVALYSYNSLEYVETMLAAFKLRAVPINVNYRYVEDELVYLLENSDSVAVVHQAQFSPLVDAVRPRLRQLRHALVVDDGSGTAPSAESWSYEEALAAAAPERDFPPRSDDDIYILYTGGTTGYPKGVVWRHEDVWRVLGGGIDFMTGERIEDEHQMSRLAGETEPGVGLVLAPLMHGAAQWGTIGGLVRGTTSVLLPHFDAGAVWQNIETYRIATLAITGDAMARPLIDALRAHPYDTSSLVAVSSTAAVFSPVVKDQLFELLPDLFISEAVGSSESGFNGMRLVDKDNTTMAGGGLINVDRGPDTIVIDEQNQPVEPGEVGRMARGGNVPLEYYKDPEKSAATFITVDGKRHSVPGDFARLELDGTMTLLGRGSQCINSGGEKIYPEEVESALKAHPSVFDALVVGVPDERWGQRVAAIVEPRPGAAPTLDELTEHCRTKVARYKVPRELHLVDAMPRHPSGKPDYRRAKAIAEDHPVTDHPAATAQEAKA
- a CDS encoding thiolase domain-containing protein; amino-acid sequence: MAERCAVVGVGQTHHTKVRDDVSLAGLLREAGQRALDDAEMTWSDIDAVVIGTAPDSFEGVMMPELYLADALGAAGKPIMRVHTAGSVGGSTAIVATHLVESGVRRRVLTLAFEKQSEGDTTWALGGGRSGGVGAGGYFAPHIRAYIARSNAPEYVGWMVAVKDRKNALKNPYAHLKVPDIDLEMVRDSPMVWDPVRRLESCPASDGACAMVLTDEAGGDAASKPPAWVHGTAVRSELGQFPGRDPVNPRGGQDCAADVYRQAGITNPLEEVDVVECYVPFSWYEPMWMENLGFVPPGEGWKLTEDGATEIGGKLPVNPSGGVLSSNPIGASGMLRFAEAAMQVRGTAGAHQVADVHTAVGHAYGGAAQYFAMWVLRDTKP
- a CDS encoding thiolase domain-containing protein; translated protein: MARDVAIVSFAQTPSTHGVTETESQLLFPVIAEAIERSGIPRRDIGFTCSGSADYLAGASFAFVGNLEATGAWPPISESHVEMDGAWALYEAWVRLQHGDVDTALVFSSGISSRGDMREVLCLQNDPYYLMPLWADHVSLAALQARALLDTGKVTEADLAEVAARSRRAATGNPMAQVAGDVTAEAMSAEPYVVAPLRAGDCPPVSDAAAAMVLVAGDRAREVCERPAWIRGIDHRIEPHYPGVRDLTTSRSTRLAAEHVGVGDAPVEVAELSATFSHEELILRDALDLAGDVEVNPSGGALAANPLMVTGLIRIGEAFRQIHEHGRTRTLGHATSGPCLQQNLVCVLEGDR
- a CDS encoding nitronate monooxygenase — protein: MKNRLTEMFGIEYPLFAFSHCRDVVAAVTNAGGMGVLGALAFSPEQLELELRWIDEHVGGKPYGVDVVMPVKTVDRDAGIADTSDIGAKLREYISQEHWDYVDKILADHGVTPVPEAELESGAGMGAGVLGWTEATGSPQIEIALSHDIALLASALGPPPKAAIDQAHEQGVKVAALIGRAEQAVRDVQQGVDIIIAQGYEAGGHTGEVATMVLIPDVVDAVAPVPVLAAGGIGSGRQMAAAMALGADGVWTGSIWLTVSENTQGGVVTDKLLAAMSTDTVRSRAFTGKPARQLRTAWTDAWEAPESPGTLPMPLQFMLNAYANRKMGSNPPRELVGMPVG
- a CDS encoding Zn-ribbon domain-containing OB-fold protein; its protein translation is MAEAPQEEGGPVRFMKQHIALDYKVHVSPLAARFGEQLRGGQIVGSRCPRCGLVYVPTRAFCPMCTVAMGERDEAPLPDRGTVTSFTILTPIQYHGQKEREDYALASILIDGADGTVGQQRLSDIPLDKIRMGMRVEAVWAPEDERAGDPGDRGYGFGNALRGWRPTGEPDVAADEFAEHVL